From the genome of Symphalangus syndactylus isolate Jambi chromosome 5, NHGRI_mSymSyn1-v2.1_pri, whole genome shotgun sequence, one region includes:
- the MRPS11 gene encoding small ribosomal subunit protein uS11m isoform X7: MEKRTWSSEVNGSSSGQVEVGHWRPRVQILSMVDVTRNRGLTVFFKLWEEEPTKDLKIINMGSLFSIMNILAGTRKMGSMNENPFS, translated from the exons ATGGAGAAAAGAACATGGAGCTCAgaagtgaatgggagttcatctGGACAAGTTGAAGTGGGTCATTGGAGACCAAG AGTCCAGATATTGTCTATGGTTGATGTAACAAGAAACAGAGGTttgactgtattttttaaattgtgggaaGAGGAACCTACAAAGgatctgaaaataataaacatgGGTTCATTATTTTCAATAATGAACATACTTGCAGGGACAAGGAAGATGGGGAGTATGAATGAAAATCCCTTCTCATAG
- the MRPS11 gene encoding small ribosomal subunit protein uS11m isoform X5: protein MEKRTWSSEVNGSSSGQVEVGHWRPSIYPPIPGEESSLRWAGKKFEEIPIAHIKASHNNTQIQVVSASNEPLARASCGTEGFRNAKKGTGIAAQTAGIAAAAKAKQKGVIHIRVVVKGLGPGRLSAMHGLIMGGLEVISITDNTPIPHNGCRPRKARRL from the exons ATGGAGAAAAGAACATGGAGCTCAgaagtgaatgggagttcatctGGACAAGTTGAAGTGGGTCATTGGAGACCAAG CATTTACCCTCCCATTCCAGGAGAGGAGAGCTCCCTGAGGTGGGCAGGAAAGAAATTTGAGGAGATCCCAATCGCACACATTAAAGCATCCCACAACAA CACACAGATCCAGGTAGTCTCTGCCAGTAATGAGCCCCTTGCCCGTGCTTCCTGTGGCACAGAGGGATTTCGGAATGCCAAGAAGGGCACAGGCATCGCAGCACAGACAGCAGGCATAGCCGCAGCGGCG AAAGCTAAACAAAAGGGCGTGATCCACATCCGAGTTGTGGTGAAAGGCCTGGGGCCAGGACGCTTG TCTGCCATGCACGGACTGATCATGGGGGGCCTGGAAGTGATCTCAATCACAGACAACACCCCAATCCCGCACAACGGCTGCCGCCCCAGGAAGGCTCGGAGGCTGTGA
- the MRPL46 gene encoding large ribosomal subunit protein mL46, with protein MRMVRSRSSGTELSPSLLLPRLRDPREPRCIVGERKMAAPVRRTLLGVAGGWRRFERLWAGSLSSRSLALAAAPSSNGSPWRLLGALCLQRPPVVSKPLTPLQEEMASLLQQIEIERSLYSDHELRALDENQRLAKKKADLYDEEDEQDILLVQDLEDMWEQKFLQFRLGARITEADEKNDRASLNRKLDRNLVLLVREKFGDQDVWILPQAEWQPGETLRGTAERTLATLSENNMEAKFLGNAPCGHYTFKFPQAMRTESNLGAKVFFFKALLLTGDFSQAGNKGHHVWVTKDELGDYLKPKYLAQVRRFLLDL; from the exons ATGCGAATGGTTCGTTCCCGCAGTTCCGGGACTGAGCTCTCCCCTAGTTTGCTTCTCCCGCGGCTGAGGGATCCTAGGGAGCCGCGGTGCATTGTGGGAGAACGAAAGATGGCGGCGCCCGTAAGGCGGACGCTGTTAGGGGTGGCGGGGGGCTGGCGGCGGTTCGAGAGGCTCTGGGCCGGTAGTCTAAGCTCTCGCAGCCTGGCTCTTGCAGCCGCACCCTCAAGCAACGGATCCCCATGGCGCTTGTTGGGCGCGTTGTGCCTGCAGCGGCCACCTGTAGTCTCCAAGCCGTTGACCCCATTGCAGGAAGAGATGGCGTCTCTGCTGCAGCAG ATTGAGATAGAGAGAAGCCTGTATTCAGACCATGAGCTTCGTGCTCTGGATGAAAACCAGCGACTGGCAAAGAAGAAAGCTGACCTTTATGATGAAGAAGATGAACAGGATATATTGCTGGTGCAAGATTTGGAAGATATGTGGGAGCAGAAATTTCTACAGTTCAGACTTGGAGCTCGCATAACAG aagctgatgaaaagaatgaccGGGCATCCCTGAACCGGAAGCTAGACAGGAACCTTGTCCTGTTAGTCAGAGAGAAGTTTGGAGACCAGGATGTTTGGATACTGCCCCAGGCAGAGTGGCAGCCTGGGGAGACCCTTCGAGGAACAGCTGAACGAACCCTGGCCACACTCTCAG AAAACAACATGGAAGCCAAGTTCCTAGGAAATGCACCCTGTGGGCACTACACATTCAAGTTCCCCCAGGCAATGCGGACAGAGAGTAACCTCGGGGCCAAGGTGTTCTTCTTCAAAGCACTGCTATTAACTGGAGACTTTTCCCAGGCTGGGAATAAGGGCCATCATGTGTGGGTCACTAAGGACGAGCTGGGTGACTATTTGAAACCAAAATACCTGGCCCAAGTTAGGAGGTTTCTTTTGGACCTCTGA
- the MRPS11 gene encoding small ribosomal subunit protein uS11m isoform X3 codes for MQAVRNAVSWFLRSWTWPQTTGRVVARTPAGTIHTGVRQLQDAAAKQKGEEKAAPSHTKFSTQIQVVSASNEPLARASCGTEGFRNAKKGTGIAAQTAGIAAAAKAKQKGVIHIRVVVKGLGPGRLSAMHGLIMGGLEVISITDNTPIPHNGCRPRKARRL; via the exons ATGCAGGCTGTGAGAAACGCGGTGTCGTGGTTCCTGCGGTCCTGGACTTGGCCCCAGACAACCGG CAGGGTCGTGGCCAGGACGCCGGCCGGGACCATCCACACAGGCGTTCGACAGCTCCAAGACGCTGCGGCCAAGCAGAAAGGTGAAGAGAAGGCGGCTCCCAGCCACACCAAGTTCAG CACACAGATCCAGGTAGTCTCTGCCAGTAATGAGCCCCTTGCCCGTGCTTCCTGTGGCACAGAGGGATTTCGGAATGCCAAGAAGGGCACAGGCATCGCAGCACAGACAGCAGGCATAGCCGCAGCGGCG AAAGCTAAACAAAAGGGCGTGATCCACATCCGAGTTGTGGTGAAAGGCCTGGGGCCAGGACGCTTG TCTGCCATGCACGGACTGATCATGGGGGGCCTGGAAGTGATCTCAATCACAGACAACACCCCAATCCCGCACAACGGCTGCCGCCCCAGGAAGGCTCGGAGGCTGTGA
- the MRPS11 gene encoding small ribosomal subunit protein uS11m isoform X2, producing the protein MQAVRNAVSWFLRSWTWPQTTGVVARTPAGTIHTGVRQLQDAAAKQKGEEKAAPSHTKFSIYPPIPGEESSLRWAGKKFEEIPIAHIKASHNNTQIQVVSASNEPLARASCGTEGFRNAKKGTGIAAQTAGIAAAAKAKQKGVIHIRVVVKGLGPGRLSAMHGLIMGGLEVISITDNTPIPHNGCRPRKARRL; encoded by the exons ATGCAGGCTGTGAGAAACGCGGTGTCGTGGTTCCTGCGGTCCTGGACTTGGCCCCAGACAACCGG GGTCGTGGCCAGGACGCCGGCCGGGACCATCCACACAGGCGTTCGACAGCTCCAAGACGCTGCGGCCAAGCAGAAAGGTGAAGAGAAGGCGGCTCCCAGCCACACCAAGTTCAG CATTTACCCTCCCATTCCAGGAGAGGAGAGCTCCCTGAGGTGGGCAGGAAAGAAATTTGAGGAGATCCCAATCGCACACATTAAAGCATCCCACAACAA CACACAGATCCAGGTAGTCTCTGCCAGTAATGAGCCCCTTGCCCGTGCTTCCTGTGGCACAGAGGGATTTCGGAATGCCAAGAAGGGCACAGGCATCGCAGCACAGACAGCAGGCATAGCCGCAGCGGCG AAAGCTAAACAAAAGGGCGTGATCCACATCCGAGTTGTGGTGAAAGGCCTGGGGCCAGGACGCTTG TCTGCCATGCACGGACTGATCATGGGGGGCCTGGAAGTGATCTCAATCACAGACAACACCCCAATCCCGCACAACGGCTGCCGCCCCAGGAAGGCTCGGAGGCTGTGA
- the MRPS11 gene encoding small ribosomal subunit protein uS11m isoform X4 yields the protein MQAVRNAVSWFLRSWTWPQTTGVVARTPAGTIHTGVRQLQDAAAKQKGEEKAAPSHTKFSTQIQVVSASNEPLARASCGTEGFRNAKKGTGIAAQTAGIAAAAKAKQKGVIHIRVVVKGLGPGRLSAMHGLIMGGLEVISITDNTPIPHNGCRPRKARRL from the exons ATGCAGGCTGTGAGAAACGCGGTGTCGTGGTTCCTGCGGTCCTGGACTTGGCCCCAGACAACCGG GGTCGTGGCCAGGACGCCGGCCGGGACCATCCACACAGGCGTTCGACAGCTCCAAGACGCTGCGGCCAAGCAGAAAGGTGAAGAGAAGGCGGCTCCCAGCCACACCAAGTTCAG CACACAGATCCAGGTAGTCTCTGCCAGTAATGAGCCCCTTGCCCGTGCTTCCTGTGGCACAGAGGGATTTCGGAATGCCAAGAAGGGCACAGGCATCGCAGCACAGACAGCAGGCATAGCCGCAGCGGCG AAAGCTAAACAAAAGGGCGTGATCCACATCCGAGTTGTGGTGAAAGGCCTGGGGCCAGGACGCTTG TCTGCCATGCACGGACTGATCATGGGGGGCCTGGAAGTGATCTCAATCACAGACAACACCCCAATCCCGCACAACGGCTGCCGCCCCAGGAAGGCTCGGAGGCTGTGA
- the MRPS11 gene encoding small ribosomal subunit protein uS11m isoform X6, with the protein MQAVRNAVSWFLRSWTWPQTTGVVARTPAGTIHTGVRQLQDAAAKQKGEEKAAPSHTKFRVQILSMVDVTRNRGLTVFFKLWEEEPTKDLKIINMGSLFSIMNILAGTRKMGSMNENPFS; encoded by the exons ATGCAGGCTGTGAGAAACGCGGTGTCGTGGTTCCTGCGGTCCTGGACTTGGCCCCAGACAACCGG GGTCGTGGCCAGGACGCCGGCCGGGACCATCCACACAGGCGTTCGACAGCTCCAAGACGCTGCGGCCAAGCAGAAAGGTGAAGAGAAGGCGGCTCCCAGCCACACCAAGTTCAG AGTCCAGATATTGTCTATGGTTGATGTAACAAGAAACAGAGGTttgactgtattttttaaattgtgggaaGAGGAACCTACAAAGgatctgaaaataataaacatgGGTTCATTATTTTCAATAATGAACATACTTGCAGGGACAAGGAAGATGGGGAGTATGAATGAAAATCCCTTCTCATAG
- the MRPS11 gene encoding small ribosomal subunit protein uS11m isoform X1, which translates to MQAVRNAVSWFLRSWTWPQTTGRVVARTPAGTIHTGVRQLQDAAAKQKGEEKAAPSHTKFSIYPPIPGEESSLRWAGKKFEEIPIAHIKASHNNTQIQVVSASNEPLARASCGTEGFRNAKKGTGIAAQTAGIAAAAKAKQKGVIHIRVVVKGLGPGRLSAMHGLIMGGLEVISITDNTPIPHNGCRPRKARRL; encoded by the exons ATGCAGGCTGTGAGAAACGCGGTGTCGTGGTTCCTGCGGTCCTGGACTTGGCCCCAGACAACCGG CAGGGTCGTGGCCAGGACGCCGGCCGGGACCATCCACACAGGCGTTCGACAGCTCCAAGACGCTGCGGCCAAGCAGAAAGGTGAAGAGAAGGCGGCTCCCAGCCACACCAAGTTCAG CATTTACCCTCCCATTCCAGGAGAGGAGAGCTCCCTGAGGTGGGCAGGAAAGAAATTTGAGGAGATCCCAATCGCACACATTAAAGCATCCCACAACAA CACACAGATCCAGGTAGTCTCTGCCAGTAATGAGCCCCTTGCCCGTGCTTCCTGTGGCACAGAGGGATTTCGGAATGCCAAGAAGGGCACAGGCATCGCAGCACAGACAGCAGGCATAGCCGCAGCGGCG AAAGCTAAACAAAAGGGCGTGATCCACATCCGAGTTGTGGTGAAAGGCCTGGGGCCAGGACGCTTG TCTGCCATGCACGGACTGATCATGGGGGGCCTGGAAGTGATCTCAATCACAGACAACACCCCAATCCCGCACAACGGCTGCCGCCCCAGGAAGGCTCGGAGGCTGTGA
- the MRPS11 gene encoding small ribosomal subunit protein uS11m isoform X8, whose amino-acid sequence MQAVRNAVSWFLRSWTWPQTTGRVVARTPAGTIHTGVRQLQDAAAKQKGEEKAAPSHTKFRDKEDGEYE is encoded by the exons ATGCAGGCTGTGAGAAACGCGGTGTCGTGGTTCCTGCGGTCCTGGACTTGGCCCCAGACAACCGG CAGGGTCGTGGCCAGGACGCCGGCCGGGACCATCCACACAGGCGTTCGACAGCTCCAAGACGCTGCGGCCAAGCAGAAAGGTGAAGAGAAGGCGGCTCCCAGCCACACCAAGTTCAG GGACAAGGAAGATGGGGAGTATGAATGA